Proteins encoded within one genomic window of Candidatus Binataceae bacterium:
- a CDS encoding glucose 1-dehydrogenase yields MASMLSGKSAIITGAASGIGRATALIFAREGARLIIADVSAEAGDETARMVRDRGGEARFVRCDVSKAADADAMVAAAVKAYGRLDCAFNNAGIGGAQCKTADYDEAEFDRIIAIDLKGVWLCMRAEIRQFLAQKSPGAIVNTASAAGLVASHSMPAYTAAKHGVVGLTKCAALEYARSQIRINDVCPGVVDTPLVEEMVAGRPKLAARLDSVEPVGRKARPEEIGEAVAWLCCDAASFVTGTSMSVDGGLTAQ; encoded by the coding sequence ATGGCATCAATGCTGAGCGGCAAGAGTGCAATCATTACCGGCGCCGCATCGGGTATCGGTCGCGCAACCGCGCTGATCTTCGCGCGTGAAGGCGCGCGCCTGATCATTGCCGACGTGAGCGCCGAGGCCGGCGACGAGACCGCCAGGATGGTGCGCGACCGCGGCGGCGAAGCACGCTTCGTGCGCTGCGATGTATCGAAGGCCGCCGACGCCGACGCGATGGTCGCTGCGGCGGTGAAAGCCTACGGCCGCCTCGATTGCGCGTTCAACAACGCCGGCATCGGCGGCGCGCAATGCAAAACCGCGGACTACGACGAAGCTGAATTCGATCGCATCATCGCCATTGATCTGAAGGGCGTATGGCTCTGCATGCGCGCCGAGATTCGCCAGTTCCTCGCGCAGAAGTCTCCTGGCGCGATCGTCAACACCGCCTCGGCGGCGGGGCTCGTCGCGTCGCATTCGATGCCCGCATATACCGCCGCGAAGCACGGCGTCGTCGGCCTCACCAAGTGCGCGGCCCTTGAATACGCGCGCTCGCAGATTCGCATCAACGATGTGTGCCCGGGAGTAGTCGATACTCCGCTGGTCGAGGAGATGGTCGCGGGCCGGCCGAAGCTCGCGGCGCGCCTCGATTCGGTCGAGCCGGTCGGACGCAAAGCGCGGCCCGAGGAGATCGGTGAGGCGGTCGCATGGCTCTGCTGCGACGCGGCGTCGTTCGTAACCGGCACTTCGATGTCCGTCGACGGCGGACTCACGGCGCAATAG
- a CDS encoding serine hydrolase domain-containing protein, producing MSNGFSKSRLARVREVMRGHVDNGNVPGLVTLLCRHGEVHIDAVGMKTLGGSDPMGRDTIFRITSMTKPITAVAAMILVEECRLRLDEPVDKFLPELANRRVLRRIDGPLDDTVAASRPITLRDLLTFRMGLGAIFAPSNQYPILKAIKELQITGFGPPDQATPIDPDEWLRRLGTLPLMHQPGERWMYNVGSSVLGVLIARASGQQLETFMRERIFDPLGMKDTSFSVPPAKLDRLAASYWISPRSGALELVDGIDDSKWNRPPAFHDGAAGLVSTVDDYYAFARMMLNKGGCDSGRILSRPSVELMTADQLTPQQKAVSGLTPGQFETRGWGFAMMIVTARDELWAVPGRYGWDGGFGTSWANDPREDTIAILMTQRGEYPAFSPVYQDFWTLAYQALDD from the coding sequence ATGAGTAACGGATTTTCCAAGTCCCGCCTCGCGCGGGTGCGCGAGGTGATGCGCGGCCACGTCGACAACGGCAACGTTCCTGGCCTGGTCACGCTGCTGTGCCGCCACGGCGAGGTGCACATCGACGCGGTCGGAATGAAAACGCTGGGCGGCTCCGATCCGATGGGCCGCGACACGATCTTTCGCATCACGTCGATGACCAAGCCGATCACGGCGGTTGCCGCGATGATCCTCGTTGAAGAGTGCAGGCTGCGTCTGGATGAACCGGTCGACAAGTTCCTGCCCGAGCTCGCGAACCGCCGCGTCTTGCGCCGTATAGACGGGCCGCTCGATGACACGGTCGCGGCGAGTCGCCCGATCACGCTGCGCGATCTGCTCACGTTCCGGATGGGACTTGGCGCGATTTTCGCTCCGTCCAATCAGTACCCGATTCTAAAGGCGATAAAGGAACTGCAAATCACAGGATTTGGTCCACCGGACCAAGCGACGCCGATCGATCCCGACGAATGGCTGCGGCGTCTGGGGACGTTGCCCTTGATGCATCAGCCAGGCGAACGTTGGATGTACAACGTCGGCTCGTCGGTGCTTGGTGTTCTGATTGCGCGCGCCTCGGGACAGCAGCTCGAAACATTTATGCGTGAGCGCATCTTCGATCCGCTCGGGATGAAGGACACCAGCTTCAGCGTGCCGCCTGCGAAGCTGGATCGGCTCGCAGCATCATATTGGATTAGTCCCAGGAGTGGCGCGCTCGAACTCGTTGACGGCATCGATGACAGCAAGTGGAACCGTCCACCGGCATTCCATGACGGTGCCGCGGGGCTCGTCTCGACTGTCGACGACTACTATGCCTTCGCGCGTATGATGCTGAACAAAGGCGGCTGCGACAGCGGCCGCATTCTGTCGCGGCCTTCAGTTGAGCTAATGACGGCAGATCAACTGACGCCGCAGCAGAAAGCGGTGTCGGGTCTCACGCCCGGACAATTCGAAACGCGCGGATGGGGGTTCGCCATGATGATCGTGACTGCACGCGACGAACTCTGGGCCGTGCCGGGACGCTACGGCTGGGATGGAGGCTTCGGCACTTCGTGGGCAAACGATCCTCGCGAGGACACGATTGCGATCCTGATGACGCAACGCGGAGAGTATCCTGCGTTCTCGCCGGTGTACCAGGATTTCTGGACGTTGGCGTACCAGGCGCTCGACGACTGA
- a CDS encoding amidase: protein MTLDPYIEAWQLRDLVVRGEVRPREVAEFFLARIEKLNPALGAYMTITAEHAMADAARLESIRSRTAELPLYGVAYSLKDLTPTLGIPTTLGSHNFADNLAPQEARIAARLRDAGGIWLGKTTTPEFGARPTTEGGLCPTAHNPWNLDFNAGGSSGGAAAAVAAGLGPIAEGSDGGGSIRGPASNCGVVGLKPCRGRITYAPHRGEAWGGFATRGPLARSVRDVALMLDVIAGHVVGDPYWAPPPTRPFAQAVQVIPRNLKLASIATSKLGEVDDDVARAFEESCRAIRELGHQVEPIDLFPGALLVDCARILICVGIAAIPLANPERVDPVVRQMHEYGSKVSAAEYVNLVATMHNIARGIVERLDPYDALLTPTMTRPAMRNGAFPSQPDRYLDELWTWIAFEFPSNATGQPAITVPAGFSRAGLPIGFQIVGRPHGEFELLALAAAYERARPWSHLHPPLFP from the coding sequence GTGACGCTCGATCCTTACATAGAAGCGTGGCAGTTGCGCGATCTCGTCGTGCGCGGCGAAGTGCGCCCGCGCGAGGTCGCCGAATTTTTTCTCGCCCGCATAGAGAAGCTCAATCCAGCGCTCGGCGCGTATATGACGATCACCGCCGAGCATGCGATGGCCGACGCGGCGCGCCTCGAAAGTATACGCTCGAGGACCGCCGAGCTGCCGCTTTACGGCGTCGCGTATTCGCTGAAGGATCTCACGCCGACGCTCGGAATCCCGACCACGCTTGGATCGCATAACTTTGCCGACAACCTCGCGCCCCAGGAAGCGAGGATTGCAGCGCGGCTGCGCGACGCGGGCGGAATCTGGCTCGGCAAGACCACGACGCCCGAATTCGGCGCACGCCCGACGACCGAAGGCGGGCTGTGTCCCACCGCTCACAATCCGTGGAATCTCGATTTCAATGCGGGCGGATCGAGCGGCGGCGCCGCGGCTGCGGTGGCGGCAGGCCTCGGACCGATCGCCGAAGGCAGCGACGGCGGCGGCTCGATTCGCGGGCCGGCCTCGAACTGCGGCGTCGTCGGGCTGAAGCCGTGCCGCGGCAGGATCACCTACGCACCCCATCGCGGCGAAGCGTGGGGCGGCTTCGCGACGCGCGGCCCGCTCGCGCGCAGTGTTCGCGACGTCGCGCTGATGCTCGATGTAATCGCGGGACACGTGGTCGGCGATCCCTACTGGGCGCCGCCTCCGACGCGGCCGTTTGCCCAGGCAGTTCAGGTTATTCCGCGCAATCTCAAGCTCGCTTCGATCGCGACGTCGAAACTGGGCGAGGTCGATGACGACGTCGCGCGTGCCTTCGAGGAATCGTGCCGCGCGATACGCGAGCTCGGCCATCAGGTCGAACCGATCGATCTTTTTCCCGGCGCGCTGCTCGTCGATTGCGCGCGAATTCTGATCTGCGTGGGAATCGCGGCGATTCCGCTGGCGAATCCCGAGCGTGTCGATCCCGTCGTGCGCCAGATGCACGAGTATGGAAGCAAGGTGAGCGCCGCCGAATACGTCAATCTCGTCGCAACGATGCACAACATCGCGCGCGGCATCGTCGAGCGGCTCGACCCGTATGACGCCCTCTTAACACCGACGATGACGCGGCCTGCGATGCGCAACGGCGCCTTCCCCTCACAGCCCGATCGCTATCTCGATGAACTGTGGACCTGGATCGCGTTCGAGTTTCCTTCCAACGCGACTGGACAACCTGCGATCACCGTACCCGCAGGATTCAGCCGCGCCGGATTGCCGATCGGTTTTCAAATCGTCGGCCGACCGCACGGCGAGTTCGAGTTGCTCGCTCTCGCCGCCGCCTACGAGCGCGCCCGCCCCTGGTCGCATCTGCATCCGCCGCTGTTTCCCTGA
- a CDS encoding alpha/beta hydrolase, with protein sequence MPTFKRNDVSLYYEEFGSGFPILLFAPGGMRSSIDFWHKSPFDPTVEFASDFRVIAMDQRNAGKSIAPISANDGWHTYTEDHLALLDHLGIDQCHVMGGCIGGSYDLSIMKAAPARIASAVLQQPIGLSPNNRELFFQMFDGWGKALKDARPEIDAAAFKPFRDRMYGGDFVFCVTRDFVKSCKIPMLVLCGNDDYHPLETSTDIAKLAPNAEIIMNWKAPNDVRDTVARVREFLRANTPAKS encoded by the coding sequence ATGCCGACCTTCAAGCGTAATGACGTTTCGCTCTACTACGAAGAATTCGGATCCGGCTTTCCGATCCTGCTGTTCGCGCCGGGCGGGATGCGCTCGAGTATCGACTTCTGGCACAAGAGTCCGTTCGATCCGACGGTCGAGTTCGCGTCCGACTTCCGCGTGATCGCGATGGATCAGCGCAACGCCGGCAAGTCGATCGCGCCAATCAGCGCGAACGACGGATGGCACACCTACACCGAAGATCACCTCGCACTGCTCGATCACCTCGGCATCGACCAGTGCCACGTGATGGGCGGATGTATCGGCGGCTCGTACGATCTGTCGATCATGAAAGCGGCGCCCGCGCGAATCGCGTCGGCGGTGCTGCAGCAGCCAATCGGGCTCAGCCCCAACAATCGCGAGCTGTTCTTCCAGATGTTCGACGGATGGGGCAAGGCGTTGAAAGACGCACGGCCCGAGATCGACGCAGCGGCGTTCAAGCCGTTTCGCGATCGCATGTACGGCGGCGATTTTGTTTTCTGTGTGACGCGCGATTTCGTGAAAAGCTGCAAGATCCCGATGCTGGTGCTGTGCGGCAACGACGACTATCACCCGCTGGAGACCTCGACCGACATCGCCAAGCTCGCGCCCAACGCGGAGATCATCATGAACTGGAAGGCGCCCAATGACGTGCGCGACACTGTTGCGCGCGTGCGCGAGTTCCTGCGCGCTAATACTCCGGCGAAGAGTTAG
- a CDS encoding alpha/beta hydrolase, with amino-acid sequence MERQDISTSMPRLPYLAAKDGTALYYKDWGTGTPVLFVASWAMNSDLWQYQMVPLVEQGLRCIAYDRRGHGRSSQPGHGYDYDTLADDLAAVIEQLDLRDLTLVGHSMGPGEMVRYLTRHGSSRVRKLVFIAPTTPFILQTADNLEGVPGSMFEQTREIWRRDFPKWLADNARPFVMPDTSDQLLQWGIDQMFQASMLAIIECNKAVVETDFRAELPRIKLPTLIIHGTADMSAPLEITARRTAKLMPNNELKIYEGAPHGVMLTHVERINNDLLDFIRREG; translated from the coding sequence ATGGAACGACAAGATATCTCGACCTCGATGCCGCGGCTGCCGTATCTGGCGGCGAAGGACGGCACGGCACTCTATTACAAGGATTGGGGCACGGGTACGCCAGTGCTGTTCGTGGCGAGCTGGGCGATGAACTCGGACCTCTGGCAGTACCAGATGGTGCCGCTCGTCGAGCAAGGACTGCGATGCATCGCGTACGATCGCCGTGGCCACGGGCGATCGAGTCAGCCGGGTCATGGTTACGATTACGATACGCTCGCCGACGATCTCGCGGCCGTTATCGAACAGCTGGACCTTCGCGATTTAACGCTGGTCGGCCATTCGATGGGGCCCGGCGAGATGGTACGCTACCTCACGCGCCACGGCTCGAGCCGCGTGCGCAAGCTCGTCTTCATCGCGCCGACGACGCCGTTCATCTTGCAGACCGCCGACAATCTCGAGGGCGTCCCGGGCTCGATGTTCGAGCAGACCCGCGAGATCTGGCGCAGGGACTTTCCCAAATGGCTCGCCGACAACGCGCGGCCGTTCGTGATGCCCGATACTTCAGATCAGTTGCTGCAGTGGGGAATCGACCAGATGTTCCAGGCGTCGATGCTCGCGATCATCGAATGCAACAAGGCGGTGGTGGAAACTGATTTTCGCGCCGAGCTGCCCAGGATCAAATTGCCGACGCTGATCATTCACGGCACAGCCGACATGTCCGCGCCGCTCGAGATCACCGCGCGTCGCACCGCGAAGCTGATGCCCAATAACGAGCTCAAGATTTACGAAGGTGCGCCGCACGGCGTGATGCTCACGCACGTCGAACGCATCAACAACGATCTGCTCGATTTTATTCGGCGCGAAGGCTGA
- a CDS encoding zinc-binding dehydrogenase yields MRNRKLVVDTMPEPKAGPGEVIVKTLACGICGSDLHALKFADKLVEGARRSGGAFVMDLNRDIVMGHEFCAEVVDYGPGAQKRFKPGTRVCAMPILIKPTGVETVGYSNENPGGYAEYMRLTEALLLEVPNGLSTERAALTEPMAVGYHAVQKARLEKDDAPLVIGCGPVGLSVIASLKLKGIHPIVAADFSPRRRELALKMGADVVIDPKEKSPYESWKSMAAYSDPSKAPPQMPWMPGPALRPAVVFECVGVPGVIDTIMASTQPGARLVVVGVCMEEDHIQPMNGINKELNIQFVLGYSAEEFTATLGNLAEGRVNGDPLITGKVGVEGVPQAFVDLGSPEKHAKILVEPWHS; encoded by the coding sequence ATGCGAAACAGGAAACTCGTCGTTGATACGATGCCGGAACCCAAGGCCGGACCGGGCGAAGTAATCGTCAAGACCCTGGCCTGCGGCATCTGCGGCTCGGATCTGCACGCGCTTAAATTTGCCGACAAGCTGGTCGAGGGCGCCAGGCGCTCCGGCGGCGCTTTCGTGATGGATCTCAATCGCGACATCGTGATGGGACATGAGTTCTGCGCCGAGGTCGTCGATTACGGACCCGGCGCGCAGAAGCGCTTCAAGCCCGGCACGCGCGTGTGCGCCATGCCGATCCTGATCAAGCCGACCGGGGTCGAGACGGTCGGCTACTCGAATGAAAATCCGGGCGGCTATGCCGAGTACATGCGCCTCACCGAAGCTCTGCTGCTCGAAGTGCCCAACGGCCTTTCGACCGAGCGCGCCGCACTCACCGAGCCGATGGCTGTCGGTTATCACGCGGTGCAGAAGGCGCGCCTCGAAAAGGACGATGCGCCGCTCGTCATCGGGTGCGGTCCGGTCGGTCTTTCAGTTATCGCGTCGCTCAAGCTGAAGGGAATCCATCCGATCGTCGCCGCGGATTTCTCGCCGCGCCGGCGTGAGCTCGCGCTCAAGATGGGCGCGGACGTCGTGATCGATCCGAAGGAGAAGTCGCCCTACGAAAGCTGGAAGTCGATGGCCGCGTACAGCGATCCGTCGAAGGCGCCGCCGCAGATGCCGTGGATGCCGGGGCCCGCGCTTCGTCCCGCGGTGGTGTTCGAATGCGTGGGAGTGCCGGGCGTGATCGATACGATCATGGCTTCGACCCAGCCGGGCGCGCGCCTCGTCGTGGTCGGCGTCTGCATGGAAGAGGATCACATCCAGCCGATGAACGGCATTAACAAGGAGTTAAATATCCAGTTCGTGCTCGGCTACTCGGCGGAGGAATTCACCGCGACGCTCGGCAACCTCGCCGAGGGCCGCGTCAACGGCGATCCACTGATCACCGGCAAAGTCGGCGTCGAAGGAGTGCCGCAGGCGTTCGTCGATCTGGGCTCGCCCGAAAAGCACGCCAAGATTCTCGTCGAACCCTGGCACAGCTAG
- the recD gene encoding exodeoxyribonuclease V subunit alpha produces the protein MSAPRVQVIESAWQRFEHRSGGDATTLEAFATLAESLNLSRDAVQIAAEIASFETSFTPEQRDALMALVLVVLGALADGSTCFPVTGSAGAAALKPMLRALADTKLGSEAPERFAAAIEKLLDGNLATQTIARDENEYKPLVYLKPFIYMRKLRAAERELAQGIRAMISSEPTPFFSSDECASKADEVCAIPVAIQSGMVLLSGEQRAAIAAAARQRFTVISGGPGTGKTSIVIAILRLMVRLGLDPHAISLAAPTGKAANRIGECIVRALNSPARPNAIDRALRDAAIEPTTLHRLLGYSPSSQRYRHHRNNPLAARLVIVDEGSMLDLALMERLVGAIDEGARLIVLGDADQLPSVAAGAVFREFAASEQSRRLVQNFRMRSSDAAGNSILTVARRINEGLAAGDDVPRRSSADDLAMSGVEMLDSTRPAMKGFFDRWYAERIAGDATIAELKRSTYVEGADGFGSEDVERLRRLFNFVAASRILTVTRARETGADWINRAMHRRAAGGGFRADDRLLPGEPVIAIRNDYERMLFNGDNGIALRVRRAEGGAAPLMAVFPRRDNFAAFRVDMIRDALELAYAMTVHKAQGSEFDAVALILPESRISLFTREVVYTAVSRARRSVVIAGSETVLDEAIAAPAQRYSGLRELFAAS, from the coding sequence ATGAGCGCGCCGCGAGTCCAGGTTATCGAGTCGGCGTGGCAGCGCTTCGAGCATCGAAGTGGCGGCGATGCAACGACGCTCGAGGCGTTCGCCACACTCGCCGAGTCGCTGAATCTTTCTCGCGATGCGGTTCAAATCGCCGCTGAGATCGCGTCGTTTGAAACGAGTTTCACGCCGGAGCAGCGCGATGCGTTGATGGCGCTCGTACTCGTCGTGCTCGGCGCTCTCGCGGACGGCAGCACTTGCTTTCCCGTGACAGGGAGCGCGGGCGCCGCGGCGCTGAAGCCGATGCTGCGCGCGCTCGCCGACACTAAGCTCGGAAGCGAAGCGCCAGAGCGCTTTGCGGCGGCGATCGAAAAATTGCTCGACGGGAATCTCGCGACGCAAACGATCGCGCGCGACGAGAACGAATACAAACCGCTCGTGTACTTGAAGCCGTTCATCTATATGCGCAAGCTGCGCGCGGCCGAGCGCGAGCTGGCGCAGGGAATCCGCGCGATGATTAGCAGCGAGCCGACGCCGTTCTTCTCGAGCGACGAATGCGCGTCTAAGGCGGACGAGGTTTGCGCGATCCCGGTTGCGATTCAGAGCGGCATGGTCCTGCTGTCAGGCGAACAGCGCGCCGCAATCGCAGCGGCGGCGCGCCAGCGCTTCACGGTGATTTCGGGCGGACCGGGAACCGGCAAGACCTCGATCGTAATCGCGATCCTGCGGCTGATGGTTCGGCTGGGGCTCGATCCACATGCGATTTCACTCGCGGCGCCGACCGGCAAAGCCGCGAATCGAATCGGCGAATGTATCGTCCGCGCTCTCAATTCGCCCGCCAGGCCGAACGCGATCGATCGCGCTTTGCGCGATGCCGCAATCGAGCCCACGACGTTGCATCGACTGCTTGGCTACTCGCCCAGCTCGCAGCGCTATCGCCATCATCGCAACAATCCGCTCGCGGCGCGGCTGGTGATCGTCGATGAAGGGTCGATGCTCGATCTCGCGCTGATGGAACGCCTGGTCGGTGCGATTGACGAAGGGGCGCGGCTCATCGTGCTCGGCGATGCCGACCAACTGCCATCGGTCGCGGCCGGCGCCGTGTTCCGTGAGTTCGCCGCGAGCGAACAATCGCGGCGTCTCGTGCAGAATTTTCGCATGCGATCGTCCGACGCCGCAGGCAACTCGATTCTCACGGTCGCCAGGCGCATCAACGAAGGCCTTGCGGCGGGAGACGATGTGCCGCGTCGATCTTCGGCGGACGATCTCGCGATGAGCGGCGTCGAGATGCTCGATTCGACACGGCCCGCGATGAAGGGCTTTTTCGATCGATGGTACGCCGAGCGAATCGCGGGTGACGCGACGATCGCCGAGCTCAAACGATCGACTTATGTCGAAGGTGCTGATGGGTTTGGGTCTGAAGACGTTGAGCGCCTGCGGCGGCTGTTCAATTTCGTCGCGGCGTCGCGGATTCTCACCGTGACGCGGGCGCGCGAGACTGGCGCCGACTGGATCAACCGCGCGATGCATCGGCGGGCGGCCGGCGGTGGCTTTCGGGCCGACGACCGACTCCTTCCCGGCGAGCCGGTAATCGCGATTCGCAACGACTACGAACGAATGCTCTTCAACGGCGACAACGGGATCGCGTTGCGCGTGCGCCGCGCGGAGGGCGGCGCGGCGCCACTGATGGCGGTGTTTCCCCGGCGCGACAACTTCGCCGCTTTTCGCGTTGATATGATCAGAGACGCGCTCGAACTCGCGTACGCGATGACGGTGCACAAGGCGCAGGGCTCCGAGTTCGATGCCGTCGCGCTAATCCTGCCGGAGTCGCGAATTTCGCTGTTCACGCGCGAGGTCGTTTACACCGCGGTCAGCCGCGCGCGCCGATCGGTCGTGATCGCCGGGAGCGAGACGGTGCTGGACGAGGCGATCGCCGCTCCCGCCCAGCGTTACTCGGGTCTGCGCGAGCTGTTTGCCGCGAGCTAA
- a CDS encoding cobalamin-independent methionine synthase II family protein, producing MLRSEGRILTTHAGSLPRPADLTAMFVKKSRGETVDEQAFAAAIENATRRVIKNQLDAGIDIGNNGEQARESFFTYVQHRMSGFGGRSERPIMRDLVEYPTFMKMRSADFSREMVDLLHSPKAIADVAYRDRSALEFECSETRRIASEQPLKFAEMFMTAPSAGIIASAMLNDHYKDYEAYVNALGAALRTEYEYIAAQGFVLQLDCPDLAMERHTSYADRTLDEFLKYVELNIATTNRAIANITPDRVRMHVCWGNYEAPHDLDVPLEAILPLLYEAKVGALVLEAANPRHQHEYRYFKRLKMPHNLLLVTGVIDTKTNYVEHPEVIADRLERAAEATGDARRVLAGTDCGFETTAGLGEVAEEVVWAKMRAMRDGADLASKRLF from the coding sequence ATGTTACGCAGCGAAGGACGCATTCTGACCACGCATGCGGGCAGCCTGCCGCGCCCCGCCGACCTGACCGCGATGTTCGTGAAGAAAAGCCGCGGCGAAACCGTTGACGAGCAGGCCTTTGCGGCAGCGATCGAAAACGCAACCCGCCGCGTGATCAAAAATCAACTCGACGCCGGGATCGACATCGGCAACAACGGCGAGCAGGCGCGCGAGAGCTTTTTCACCTACGTGCAACATCGCATGAGCGGTTTCGGCGGGCGCAGCGAGCGTCCGATCATGCGCGATCTCGTCGAGTATCCGACCTTCATGAAGATGCGCTCGGCGGACTTCAGCCGCGAGATGGTTGACCTGCTGCATTCGCCCAAGGCGATAGCGGATGTGGCCTATCGCGATCGATCTGCGCTTGAATTTGAATGCTCAGAGACCAGGCGCATTGCGTCGGAGCAGCCGCTCAAGTTCGCCGAGATGTTCATGACCGCGCCGTCGGCGGGGATCATCGCGTCGGCGATGCTCAACGATCATTACAAAGATTATGAAGCGTATGTTAACGCGCTCGGCGCGGCGCTGCGCACGGAATACGAATACATCGCGGCGCAGGGCTTCGTGCTCCAGCTCGATTGCCCCGATCTCGCGATGGAACGCCACACATCGTACGCCGATCGCACGCTCGACGAGTTCCTGAAGTACGTCGAGTTGAATATCGCAACGACCAATCGCGCAATCGCGAACATCACCCCGGATCGGGTGCGGATGCACGTATGCTGGGGGAACTACGAGGCGCCGCATGACCTCGACGTGCCGCTCGAAGCGATCCTGCCGCTGCTCTACGAGGCCAAGGTCGGGGCGCTGGTGCTCGAAGCGGCGAACCCGCGGCATCAGCATGAGTATCGATACTTCAAGCGGCTCAAAATGCCGCACAACTTGCTGCTCGTCACGGGTGTGATCGACACCAAGACCAACTACGTTGAGCATCCCGAGGTGATCGCGGACCGGCTCGAGCGCGCCGCCGAGGCGACCGGCGACGCACGCCGCGTGCTGGCCGGCACTGATTGCGGATTCGAAACGACGGCCGGCCTTGGCGAAGTCGCGGAAGAAGTTGTGTGGGCCAAGATGCGTGCGATGCGTGACGGCGCCGACCTCGCCAGCAAGCGATTGTTCTGA